The sequence attttgGGTATACTGTTGTGTATCTCCTTAGCGCTTACCTATTATTGGGTGACTATCGGGGAGTTACTGTGGGATGAAGATGTTTGGAGGTAACTGAAGGAAGGTGAATGTGAGGAAGTGACAATCGGTGGATGAACTAAACAATGCTAAAACACAAAATGCTGGATCTGTCCAAATAGAAGTCCTCTTCTTCCTGGGCATAATGATCACTATAAGGTTTATTGGAAGATTATTGGATGGGCCTTGTATGCTGGTTGTATTGGTTGTATGATGTATTGGTACAAGTGAAGTTCAAATCATTTGAGGCTCCCTGGGAGAAtgttttatctcttatgctcGACGTTTGATTTATTTGAATGCATGGAGTTTACTAACAGGTGCACTGTAAGGTTTGTGGATAGTGAAAcagtaaaatatttacatttatgcACATCCAAAATGACCTTTACGTGTACACACAGTGATGACCCATAGATGGAGCTATAGGGAGAGGAATAAACCACATACGTAATGtatttcagcttgctgaagtgctttatatgtctgGAGTCTCTTGGCAGTTTTAAAAAAGTGCCTGTTTGAATATAAATCGGATATTTTATAATTGCCACTCAGGCAGCCAGGAAGGCTTTCTTCCACTTCCTTCAGTTCCACAGAGTAAAAGAGGCAGACTGCCTGTACTAGCGTGTACCTTTCTCAATGAGCTGAACTAGAGCTCAGTGGGAAACACATGATCAAGAGTCCATGTGCTCACTTGTGGCTCCCGCACTGAGGattcttctcaatgagaagcctccgATTGTAGTATTACCTGGCACAGACTAGGGGCTTGAAGAAAAACATGCTGCCAAAATAAAAGCATAATTTCTTTGGGTATATCTAATAAAttgttaaaaactaaaaaaaacatgtaatgcttccttttggtgtttagtgaataaactcgtGACGCAATGGAACTATGTCATGAGGAGGAagaaaaatggatctttgcctaagaCTTGCACCGGCAATGATCCATTTTCTGGGTAATGTGGCTATCATGTTTACTATGAGAAGGAAGTCAGTCACCATACCTTTCTGAAGCAGATTTCTTATTCATTCTAAGTTATGTGACACATGCCACACTAGCCTAGAGGCACTCACTGAAACATGTCTCCCTTCATTTGAGATACCAAGGCATCCAGAATCATTGGGGACACCTAAACTCCTCATAGTCTCATATGAGGGGACATCTCATTGCATTAGAGACACATTCAAAGCAGAGGAATCTGGAGACACAATAACAATAACCATACTACATTACGCAAACTCTCTGGGGTCCCATAGAAGCTCTATCCCACAGCTCAATTTATTGTTCTCATTCCTGTAGCCCCTTGGAACGATCGCAGTTTAGTAGAAAGGGTCCCTGACAGGGCTAGGTGAAGCAGTACCAGGATTGGTAGACTGGGGCTAAGgggtgggtatatatatatataggggcagCCATCTTAGAAATAGGCAATTTAATGTACTCACCAACGTGAGTTTGTCCCTCCTTCCCGCACTTAGGGATTTGGTTGTTCTGTTTCTGCCCTGCTTGGTCAGGGCGGCGGGGCTGGTAAGGGGAAGGGAAATGGGGGCGATAGGGACTTTGGAGATAGAAAAGGAGCAAGgggtaggtaaaaaaaaaaaagtggtgaaaTAGTATTGGGCTCATACAGTTGTTTATGGTGTTGGGAGGTTTCGAGTCCGTAGGTGGCTAAGAACCTCGGAGGTGTGGGGGTATCAAGGTATACCCTTACCACTGGGCTGTTAATtaaaatgttggcactttattgGTTATGTgttatgtataattatatatcgtattatatgttatttatggtTGTAGTCATTGCCCTATTAATTATTGGGCCTGCTAAAATATAAGACAGCAATAGGTGGGGGGCAATGACTTTTGTTATTATATACTATGTTCAATAAAAGCTGGCATGCTTATATATtggttaatataaaataatatgaaacgactttgtttccatgcaggctgtgtcagtgacagccagggaaggtgttgctagggctgcataaacagaaacaatcgTAATGTTACTCCTATAtggcagcgaattgagcagtgacatttcAGAGGTAGgatctatatacaaaaaatgcTTAGTTAAGGTACAGTTGATTTTGTGACTTTAGTGTTtatttaagtaccgtatatactcgagtataagacgagtttttcagcacattttttgtgctgaaaaacactaactcgtcttatactcgagtcagttgtctgtattatggcaatttacattgccataatacagacatggaccgggggctgtcaggaagctgttacttaccttcaccgcagctcctgtcagctcccttctctcttctccggtgcgtgcagctcccaggtcagctccctctgcaactctcgcgagagccgcggggtcagagcgttgccacgggttaccgtggcaacgctccgcgcggccgcgagagttgcagagggagctgacctgggagctgcacgcaccggagaagagagaagggagctgacaggagctgcggtgaaggtaagtaacagcttcctgacagccccctcctacagcccatccactggaccaccagggagtgagagcccccctccctggccagctaacaagcagggaggggggacgaaaaaatacaaatattaataataaaacaaaaaataattaaaataataacataaaaataataatacaaataataataaaataaaaaaaatagttacctaaaaaaaaataacatttaaaaaaaatattaaaataataattaaataataattaataaaatgcccaccccccaccaatgctctgcactcatacacacacacactgcacatacacacactgcactgcattcattataaacacactgcattcatacacactgcactcacacacactgcactaatatacacacactgcactcatacacacactgcactgcattcattatatacacactgcattcatacacacacacactgcactcatatacacactgcactcatatacacacactgcactcattatacacacactgcatacacactgcactcatacatacacactgcactcatatacacactgcactgcattcattatacacacactgcactcatacacacactgcactcatacacacacacactgcactcatacacacacacactgcattcatacacacacacactgcattcatacacacacacactgcattcatacacactgcactcatacacacacacactgcactcatacacacacacactgcactcatacacacacacactgcactcatgcacacacactgcactcatgcacacacactgcactcatgcacacacactgcactcatgcacacacactgcactcatgcacacacactgcactcatgcacacacactgcactgcattcattatacacacactgcactcatacacacacacactgcactccattcattatatacacactgcactcatacacactgcatacacacacactgcatacacacacactgcatacacacacacagcactcacacacacacactgcattaattatatacacacactgtaaataaatattcagttaatataatttttttaggatctaattttatttagaaatttaccagtagctgctgcatttcccaccctagtcttatactcgagtcaataagttttcccagttttttggggtaaaattaggggcctcggcttatattcgggtcggcttatactcgagtatatacggtactaagattaagaataaacaaagaaaacaaaccaGCAATTGAGGTATTGAAGCACAATATAAGCAATATTCCTAATCCGTGTTTACTTTTAAACATGATCTAATCGTGAGATTCAATTGAGCAGGACCTTTGAAATAACGGCCCAGAATGTTTCTCATGTCCAGTGTGATGGGGCACATGATGTGAAGCCAGCAATTGAATAatgttaaatctttaatatattgtACAAACTTCCAGTGATCACATTATCTCAACACCCAGTAAATATTAAATTGCCCCACACTCACCATCCATAAGTGGGTGctgaaggacattaggtcccctccccttacCAATAATACAACCCCACCAACTGCCCATGGGGAAGTACTGGATTGTCATTCAGTGTCCCCATTCTTAAACTAATAGCTCCTGTCTACGGATCATgggtgaggactgggttggacaCCGTGAACCCtctcccttgtttttttttaatagttcccACCTGCTGGCCATGAGTGGGTggatgggtgggggggaggggagtgaagAGTGACATGTTCATCCCCCATTATTTAATTTGAAACCTCTACCCAATCCCCATGTGACATATGTAATTCTTCCCCTCATATTTTATAGGACCCATTCACAATCGAGGTCAAAGAAAATAGAGCATCTCatgttcaatattttattcatttgtgTAAATATCAAAGaagagacagttttttttttgttttcttttaaataaacctttctattttttaaatctgtgtataaatatattctaAACCTGGGTCAGAATTAAACTACAGAATAGAACAATTGTCCATGACGTGCCGGTCAGGCTCAGGCCCACATTCATTTCATCTTTAATCCATGATACATAGGCCGGTACTAGGGTGTACACCTCGGGGCGATTAGGTAAAGCGCATCCTTCCCTCCAGCTGACAATCCCAGCCTGGATCCACATACCATCCTTCTTACACACCAAGGGTCCCCCGGAGTCTCCCTGGAAGATAAATATCCATGGATGAGGAGATAATAACAGCAAATCACTGTGAGTAATAAACCATAGACAAACACAGCTAATCGAGTCAGTATAGCCTGACGTGGTATATAAAGAAAacatagataaaaaataatatatggacTCCTTTGTTATGTACCATCTATGTTCCAGAATAACATTGGTATAGCACTTCTGAAAGCCAAACCCACATTCAACACTCACTAAGCTTTTTTTTAGATTAAATCATAATCTTTATAGATTTTAACTTCAGTGCTGATTGTACCATTAATGTATCCTCATTAGAGCCAAGAGTTGCTCCAGGAAATGTGAGTCATTATTCTATTGTACTCATTAACCTCTTAGAGTAGTCCTATGATCCCTCTATTTTCAATAGTGGCTTACACATGCAGAATCTAATATCTGAGAAACCCCAATCTGGTATTAACTATTGGCATTTTTGCCATTCCGTACTGGGGATAGGGGATGTTTAATTTGAAGTGGAAGTCcccattgccctctattaaattAGTTAGGGAGCCCCCTGTTCCCAGACACCATCTTGTTgaatggtttaaaataaaaataacaaagtagCTTACATAATGGCAGCTGCTCATGACTCATGTACTATAAACAGCTATAAATCAAGAGTTTGACAAATTCCCTAATTTCTATATTTGTATGGACTTTGACCTTCTGCATGTAATTATATTTCAGGTGATCTGGTGTCTGCTAAAGAAAAGAAATATGTCATCTCCAAATGGGTATTAAATCAGCTTCAATATATCTTGTCTAATTAggaatttttttctaaaatacaaAGTTGTCAGAACATTTGTCATTTACAGTCCTTCTTATGAATGATATATTAGTTTAATACATCCAGTGATTATTAGCCCAGTATCAATGAATCAGTTATGGGATGATAAACAGTTAAGTCATTTAATTGGTGAAATCTATTGACCCACCTGGCAGGAGTCATTCCCTCCTTCCTTGTATCCAGCACATATCTTCTCTTCCTGGACGATGGTTTCAGACCAACTAACTGAAGATCCAATGTGGTACATCTCATCACAACTACTGTGGTCTATCAGTGGTAGTTTTACTTTTTTGATTGTTTTAGTAGGTGAGAGATTTACTGAAGATTTAATGAAACAAGAGAGATATTACGTGATTCTCGTGCTTAAAGTCTAAACGGTAGGTAATGGATTAATTCAGAAACTTAAATATACATGAATTTAATTACGATGCAATTTACTGATTAATTTAtaaatgattttcaatgtttatttGATAGTAAACCAGACAAATAACAGTTACTCTTTAACAATAGTTCCTCTAAATTTGGTTAAACCTACTTTATATATCACCTTCGGGACCCTCACCTACTGTGACGGTCACTTGACTGGTTCCCTACCCGTTGTCTCCCGGCAGAGGGAGGAGGTCTCTTCAAAGTCTGGAAAGCCACTTAAGGCCCGAGTTTCTGAGTGCTTGCAGATCGAATTAGAATTTTCTGTTGTTggttcattttcttttctttttagacaCTCAAGGTTTCTAGTGAGTATTTACCTAATGGACGATCTCCAGATTTCAATTAATTTTCTACTTAATGGATAAACACATAAACATACCTTTATAGAATAGTATCTACCCCACCCGTCCCCCACATTTACCTGGTCACTTATTGTTTAGCGTTGTCTGTAGTGTGAGTTGGGGTAATCTCACCCAAGGTGCCCACTGGCTAGACTTCTCTATTTGCTATTATATTCATAATAATAGATAAAACTCTAACTTGACTTGCCATTACTGTATGAAGTTAATGTAGCAGTGTTACACTCATGATATCCTCTATAAAACTTCTGTATTTTATGCTTGCATGCTTAAGTTAAGTGggctcaaaataaataaataaaaacaaaaaaaaggacttTATATTCTAAAGTGGAATttataggcaaaaaaaaaatcatttatgcATATTAGAAACTACTCTCCATTTAACATTTAATAGCTATGTTcttaattgtattatttgtacTTAGCTTAAAACCTCAATTTTCCAGTATCCCCATAGAATGAAAATAACTTGGAAAAATTCAGtgatgtgtgtacctgtgtgtttgcttgtgtatgtgtttgtttgtgtatgtgtgtgtttgttacttACCCTCAATTACTAACTAGTATTAGGAAGAGGGAAGACTTCCCAAGTACTGAACAAAGATAAAGTGTTGTCCACAGAAAgttcaaaatgaaaaatgtatctaCACTCACAATTCTGGATTGTTAAAACGATCATCAGAAGAACAGGATTGGCTTCTGAACATCTGGTTCTTGCAGAGCAATTGGCTGGAGAATGGGGTCTTCCATATGCTGCCTTGTTACTGACTGGCTGAATCTTTCTAGCAAATTGTCTTTTAGTAATGAAACAGTGGAAAATGTATCGTAACGAGATAATTATAAAGCAGATAGTTAAGTGAATAAACActtaagtccatcaagttcaactctGAAGCCCATTATTTTATGcagttggcaaaaaaaaaaaaaggcagctaTGTCCATCTTTGCCACAAAAGGGCTAAAATCTTGACTTCATATTGACAATCAGATTTTTCCTTGgatcaaaaacactaaaaaaggaAGTGTTTAAATTAAAGCCTAGGGATACTtccagtggtcactcctcagatggctgctataggtacttcctgggacagtgctgcacagtgttacactgaactttcctcatagagatgcattgattcgacTGATTGGCCTCCGTGGCAATCTAAGCTAATCTAATGCTTTCCATGTGGGAAAGCATtaggttggctgagatcatcaattctgatgatgttggCCAAAGAGGTGGATCAGGGGCAGGGCTAGCACCTGCAGACCTGTGGAGAGCTGGAAATaaagtaagttttaaccctttcaaaagAGAGAAGGGGGTTAAAGCTAcctaaataaatatgaatatatgtttttattcctgaccctatagtgttacttgaATACGTTTATCATATTTTGAGAACTCAGTTTAATCCATTCAAGGTGATCATTTGAATATACCTACAAACTAATATCAGAAGTTAGATAATCAGGCTCTTTACTATAATTACTTACCACCATAGTTCACATCCCCCCAGCCGGTTACCCAGCATTCCAAACCAGATGGGAATGTGTCGAATGATCCTGGTAGACACACTGGCAGGATGTAGTTGTTATAACTGACTGGGTTTGACAACTTCACCAGGGCAATGTCCCCTCTGCTTCCTGTTGTGGTGAACAGTTGGTTTAATATGATTTTCTCCACCGGGGCGGATTGCTTGTGTGGACTGTTCCCAGAGAGTTGGTACATTCCTAAGTAAACCATGAAGTTCTTTGGGTTAGAATTGCTGTAGGAAGTAAAAATGGATTATTTCAGAATAATCAAGTGTAGTGCTGTCACACAGTATTGTAGTACTAGGTGTCTCCAAAATTGCAACATATTAAATGACTATTATTTCGACAATGAACACAGTCAGTATCTCATTCCACAAAATGGTAAATAAACTAGGAACATGTCTGGGGCAGTTTATTTCATGTTTTACTCACACCTTGAATAATAATTAACATTTTATAAAGCATTTCCAATCTTTAATGCAGCTCTTCCATCAGAAAGCCCTTATATAGTCGCTAATTTCATGTTTATAATTATATGATAATTTGTTTATGCAGAGGCAACAAATGCTGCTTCACCTTACAAACTGTCTGCACCTCATGCTGATCATTTTTATATCCATTCGCTATTTGGTTTCTAATACAAACTGAATACAAGATTTCTAAATAACATTGGTTTCCTGGGTATAATGGTGGATACATACTGCACTTCCTACTCCATGCCCAATGGAATGATGGGAACTAATACACTCAACTttggagactgaatgatgctATTGGCTGCTGGATGTTGGTTGTTTAGCTCTGTATAGTTTCAGAACACGCGGTGAAGAAAGGTTTTGTCAAACTGTGACCATAGCTGTGGTAAGATATTTGGGAGACCCACCTTTGAAAGCAATGAGCAGCGCTGAGAACCCACTGGTTGGAGATCAGAGACCCGCCACAAATATGGAATCCATAGAGCTGTATACTAATCTGCCAGGGCCACTCTCCATCCACAGCATCGGAACCCCCCACTATGCGACTGGAGACCACCGGAGAGCCACACTTTCCAAGTGGTGACTGGGTTGTGGTGAAGGGAGTGGTCTGAGGAATCACTGGGGGGAGATTGAGATAGCCAAGTAAGGAGATGGACTTCAGACATGTGTGAAATATGAGCTTATAGGATATAGCTACATCATTGAGACCCTGGATAATGGCACTATTTTTTCAAAGtaactaaatgtaaaaaatacctttcaaaacattttatttctttatagaaATTAATCTAAGGTGAACATAGAGAcatgattataataaaatattaacaccATAAATCTCCATAATGAATTTACAAAAAATtgtgatgtaatatatatatatatttatgtcacaTGGATGTTTGTCAGAAAGACTAGGTTTACATCAGCGCTTTTATACAATCTGTCTATATTGAGATTTATGAAGTATAAAAGGCAATCCCTGATCTGTTTACTAAATAGTGGAAAATTAAATCCCATAGCAGTCTGCAAGAACACAGTACTCAATCATTTTCATGGCAGATTTGTGGATTCTgataatcagatttttttttttttttttttttagatacataaatgagaaaagaaaagtaaaacaaggattagttagattaaaaagaaaagaaggaaggtatgtagaagaggataaaggtctagctgactgcctcaatgaatatttgtgttcggtatttacagataagaatgaaggaaagggacctcagttaagaaaaaggataaatgagtcatttataacacctgagtttacagaggaagaggttctatttcaactgtcaaaagtaaagacaaataagtcaatgggacctgatggaatacacccagagctattaaaagagcttagtggtgtactagcaaaaccattaacagatttatttaaccaatcattgataacaggagtagtcccagaagattggaagttggctaatgttgtgcccattcacaagaaaggtaatagggaggagtcgggcaactataggccagtaagccttacttcagtagtggggaaagtgatggaaaccatgttaaaggataggattgttgaacatctaaaaacacatggatttcaagatcagagacaacatggatttacttcagggagatcttgccaaactaatcttattgatttttttgattgggtaactaaaattatagatcagggtggtgcagtagacattgcttacctagatttcagtaaggcttttgacactgttgcacatagaaggcttatcaataaactgcaatatttaagtttggattccaatattgttgaatgggtaaggcagtggctgagtgacaggcaacagacggTTGTAGtcgatggagtatattcgaagcttgggcttgtcaccagtggggtacctcagggatctgtacttggacccattctctttaatatttttattagtgatattgcagaaggtcttgatggtaaggtatgtctttttgctgatgattctAAGatttgtaacagggttgatgttccaggagggataagccaaatggctaatgatttaggtaaactagaaaatggtcagagttgtggcaactgacatttaatgtgcataagtgcaagataatgcatcttggacgtaaaaacccaagggcagagtacagaatatttgatagagtcctaacctcaacatctgaggaaagggatttaggggtgattatttctgatgacttaaaggtaggcagacaatgtaatagagcagcaggaaatgctagcagaatgcttggttatatagggagaggtattagcagtagaaagagggaagtgctc is a genomic window of Pelobates fuscus isolate aPelFus1 chromosome 8, aPelFus1.pri, whole genome shotgun sequence containing:
- the LOC134572068 gene encoding transmembrane protease serine 9-like, which encodes MGIINIVPALFLLYTVSPSLSLPSDPVCGSPVISSRIVGGVNAEYGEWPWQVLIKYNGAFTCGGSLINNQWVLSAAHCFDYPSNPENYNMYLGMYQLGGSNPHGISFQVERIIKHPNYNTTTKMGDIALVKLKNSVNFTDYILPVCLPAASVSFPSGLECWVTGWGTRSSGETLPSPNTLQKVMTPLINYTQCDQMYHIGSSVSSDVTIIQEEKICSGYKEGGKDSCQGDSGGPLVCNVDGIWVQAGIVSWGEGCALPNRPGVYTLVPTYQSWIKMYIPDIPFINLSVTLSTVIPQTTPFTTTQSPLGKCGSPVVSSRIVGGSDAVDGEWPWQISIQLYGFHICGGSLISNQWVLSAAHCFQSNSNPKNFMVYLGMYQLSGNSPHKQSAPVEKIILNQLFTTTGSRGDIALVKLSNPVSYNNYILPVCLPGSFDTFPSGLECWVTGWGDVNYVNLSPTKTIKKVKLPLIDHSSCDEMYHIGSSVSWSETIVQEEKICAGYKEGGNDSCQGDSGGPLVCKKDGMWIQAGIVSWREGCALPNRPEVYTLVPAYVSWIKDEMNVGLSLTGTSWTIVLFCSLILTQV